A stretch of Pseudoclavibacter chungangensis DNA encodes these proteins:
- a CDS encoding RecB family exonuclease has protein sequence MTSIVPPLTSAPSPRKGPTLPVEGLAFRRDGTLVVTTEQRHKSTYRKGLSVSAAQDLAKCPASWAGKYAVPEVRNLFMPNELGTGAHSVLEELYQLPGAERTRAQVEPLLAGVTETTWSTYCEEQGIDRDPQQEARWFAEVRPLALGDFDLEDPTRVNVFRTEMSERGLVLPNGVPFNGAIDRVDISETTGPAGEERYEVNDYKSGAYRKHNPQFGRDSKADQIRIYAQAVATKLDVERPKRGRLLYTGAGVAQEVDCSDAEVDIALGWFAAQWEDLHRFRDAAMFPAKPSALCSWCPLVNACPVARKINKPNARDQVAKAHTAVELGIPVLPRIAPYVPSHRPAAPRIGEATPSKKEDTVTSTAAVQPAQAQAQAPAPKRRRRTSLSPTRARWCSTSTLGPRPECSGSRRSPTRM, from the coding sequence ATGACCTCGATCGTGCCGCCTCTTACCTCCGCGCCATCCCCACGCAAGGGGCCGACCCTGCCAGTCGAGGGTCTCGCGTTCCGCCGTGACGGCACGCTCGTCGTGACGACGGAGCAGCGGCACAAGTCGACCTATCGCAAGGGGCTGTCGGTGTCAGCAGCGCAGGACCTCGCGAAATGCCCGGCGAGCTGGGCAGGAAAATACGCCGTTCCGGAGGTCCGCAACCTCTTCATGCCGAACGAGCTCGGTACCGGCGCACACTCAGTCCTCGAGGAGCTGTACCAGCTGCCGGGAGCAGAGCGCACCCGTGCACAGGTCGAGCCCCTGCTTGCCGGGGTCACCGAAACAACCTGGTCGACCTACTGTGAGGAGCAGGGGATCGATCGTGACCCGCAGCAGGAGGCGCGCTGGTTCGCTGAGGTTCGCCCGCTCGCCCTCGGCGACTTCGACCTGGAGGACCCCACCAGAGTGAACGTCTTCCGCACCGAGATGAGCGAGCGCGGCCTCGTGCTCCCGAACGGTGTCCCATTCAACGGGGCCATTGACCGAGTCGACATCTCCGAAACCACTGGGCCTGCGGGGGAGGAACGCTACGAGGTCAATGACTACAAGAGCGGTGCCTACCGGAAGCACAACCCTCAGTTCGGTCGAGACAGCAAAGCCGACCAGATCCGCATCTACGCGCAAGCGGTCGCCACAAAACTCGACGTCGAGCGCCCGAAGCGGGGGCGCCTGCTGTACACGGGAGCCGGCGTCGCCCAAGAGGTCGACTGCTCCGACGCCGAGGTCGACATCGCCCTCGGCTGGTTCGCGGCGCAGTGGGAGGACCTCCATCGGTTCCGCGACGCCGCAATGTTCCCTGCGAAGCCATCAGCGCTCTGCTCCTGGTGCCCACTGGTGAACGCCTGCCCGGTCGCTCGCAAAATCAACAAGCCGAACGCTCGCGACCAGGTCGCGAAGGCGCACACCGCGGTCGAGCTCGGCATCCCGGTGCTGCCCCGCATCGCCCCGTATGTCCCCAGCCACCGCCCCGCCGCACCGCGCATAGGTGAGGCGACCCCATCCAAGAAGGAGGACACCGTGACCAGTACCGCAGCGGTCCAGCCGGCCCAGGCGCAGGCCCAGGCGCCCGCGCCGAAGCGGCGCCGTCGAACGAGCTTGTCCCCTACCAGGGCGAGATGGTGCTCAACCTCAACTCTTGGGCCTCGACCCGAGTGTTCGGGCTCGCGTCGCTCGCCTACTCGCATGTGA
- a CDS encoding ISL3 family transposase: protein MLHATFATPDLTVFCRLDDLGLVAVGQCLEPNRAVIECRVAEPDPWCRGCGSQALSRGTDTRLLAHEPFGHRPTMLLVRVRRYRCAGCGRSWREDLAAAAPARAKLSRRGMRWALEGIVLDHLTVSRVAAGLGVSWRTANDAVLAEGKRVLIDDPTRFDGVAVIGVDEHVWRHTRHGDRYVTVIIDLTPVREKTGPSRLLDMVEGRSKAVFKTWLAERPQHWRDGVEVVAMDGFTGFKTAATEELPDAVTVMDPFHVVRLAGDALDVCRRRVQRDAFGRRGRKDDPLYKARRTLHTGAGLLTEKQQARLEALFADEQHAEVEATWGIYQRMVTAYREPDKKLGKFAMQSVIDSLARSVPTVLVELRRLGRTLKQRAADILAFFDRPGTSNGPTEATNGRLEHLRGSALGFRNLTNYIARSLLETGGFRPQLHPRLR from the coding sequence GTGCTCCACGCTACCTTCGCGACTCCTGACCTCACGGTGTTCTGCCGTCTCGACGACCTCGGCCTCGTGGCTGTTGGCCAGTGCCTTGAACCGAATCGGGCGGTGATCGAGTGCCGTGTCGCTGAGCCGGATCCGTGGTGCCGGGGTTGCGGCAGTCAAGCGCTGTCGCGTGGGACGGATACGCGTCTGCTCGCGCATGAGCCGTTCGGCCACCGACCCACGATGTTGCTGGTCCGGGTCCGCCGATACAGGTGCGCGGGGTGCGGGCGTTCCTGGCGCGAAGACCTCGCTGCCGCGGCGCCTGCGCGAGCGAAGCTGTCCCGTCGCGGGATGCGGTGGGCGTTGGAGGGCATCGTGCTCGATCACCTCACCGTGTCGCGCGTCGCCGCGGGACTGGGCGTGTCCTGGCGCACGGCGAACGACGCGGTCCTCGCGGAAGGCAAGCGCGTGCTGATCGACGATCCGACCCGGTTCGACGGCGTCGCCGTGATCGGCGTCGACGAGCACGTCTGGCGACACACCCGCCACGGCGACCGCTACGTCACCGTGATCATCGACCTCACCCCGGTGCGCGAGAAGACGGGGCCGTCCAGGTTGCTGGACATGGTCGAGGGGCGCTCGAAGGCGGTGTTCAAGACCTGGCTCGCCGAGCGCCCGCAACACTGGCGGGACGGGGTGGAGGTCGTCGCGATGGACGGGTTCACCGGGTTCAAGACCGCCGCCACGGAGGAGCTACCCGATGCGGTGACGGTGATGGACCCGTTCCACGTCGTCCGCCTCGCCGGCGACGCCCTCGACGTCTGCCGTCGCCGCGTCCAACGCGACGCGTTCGGCAGACGCGGCCGGAAGGACGACCCGCTCTACAAGGCTCGCCGCACCCTCCACACCGGCGCCGGGCTCCTCACCGAGAAGCAGCAGGCACGTCTGGAAGCACTGTTCGCCGACGAGCAGCATGCCGAGGTCGAAGCAACCTGGGGCATCTACCAGCGGATGGTCACCGCCTACAGGGAACCCGACAAGAAGCTCGGCAAGTTCGCCATGCAGTCCGTGATCGATTCCCTCGCCCGCAGCGTCCCGACCGTGCTCGTCGAGTTGCGCCGGCTCGGCCGAACCCTGAAGCAACGCGCCGCCGACATCCTCGCGTTCTTCGACCGCCCCGGCACCTCGAACGGCCCTACGGAAGCCACCAACGGCCGCCTCGAGCACCTCCGCGGCTCGGCCCTCGGGTTCCGGAACCTGACGAACTACATCGCCCGCTCGCTACTGGAAACCGGCGGATTCAGACCCCAGCTACACCCTCGTTTGCGATGA
- a CDS encoding IS3 family transposase (programmed frameshift) — MPKPYPTEFRDDVVRVARNREPGVTIEQIAKDFGVHPMTLQKWLRRADIDEGAKPGQSRSEAVEIRELKKRNRLLEQENEVLRRAAAYLSQANLPKRFYPLVTELDADGIPVVVTCRVLKLSRQPYYRWLADPITESEVVEAYRANALFDAHRDAPEFGHRLLADEARDAGEAMSDRTAWRIASMNGWFSAFGKPKRGRSRRPGPPVHDDLCAVVDEDGRTRHVFAADAPNQLWLTDITEHKTVEGKLYLCAINDVYSGRIVGYSIDSRMKSRLAVQALENAVQVRGDVAGCVVHSDRGAQFRSRKMLRALARHRMVGSMGTVGSSGDNAAMESFFALLQKNVLDRRSWTTREQLRIAIVTWIERTYHRRRRQARLDRLTPIEFETIINTTVALAA; from the exons GTGCCAAAGCCCTATCCCACCGAGTTCCGTGACGACGTCGTGCGCGTCGCGCGCAACCGCGAGCCCGGAGTGACGATCGAGCAGATCGCGAAAGACTTCGGGGTCCACCCGATGACGCTGCAGAAGTGGTTGCGTCGCGCCGACATCGACGAGGGCGCGAAGCCCGGCCAGTCGCGGTCCGAGGCGGTCGAGATCCGGGAGCTGAAGAAGCGGAACCGGTTGCTCGAGCAGGAGAATGAGGTTCTTCGGCGGGCGGCGGCGTATCTGTCGCAGGCGAACCTGCCG AAAAGGTTCTACCCGCTCGTGACGGAGCTCGACGCTGACGGGATCCCCGTCGTGGTGACGTGTCGGGTTCTCAAGCTCTCCCGCCAGCCCTACTACCGGTGGCTGGCCGACCCCATCACTGAAAGCGAGGTGGTGGAGGCGTATCGCGCGAACGCGCTGTTCGACGCGCATCGCGACGCCCCAGAGTTCGGGCATCGGCTCCTCGCGGACGAGGCACGCGACGCCGGCGAGGCGATGTCGGATCGGACCGCATGGCGGATCGCCTCCATGAACGGGTGGTTCAGCGCGTTCGGCAAACCCAAGCGGGGTAGGAGCCGCCGGCCCGGCCCGCCGGTTCACGACGACCTCTGCGCCGTGGTCGATGAGGACGGTCGGACCCGGCATGTGTTCGCCGCGGACGCGCCGAACCAGCTCTGGCTGACGGACATCACCGAGCACAAGACCGTGGAGGGCAAGCTCTACCTCTGCGCGATCAATGACGTCTACTCCGGCCGGATCGTCGGATACTCGATCGACTCGCGGATGAAGTCGCGGCTGGCCGTTCAGGCGCTCGAGAACGCCGTCCAGGTGCGCGGCGACGTCGCCGGCTGCGTGGTCCATTCGGACAGGGGAGCTCAATTCCGAAGCAGGAAGATGCTCCGCGCTCTGGCCCGCCACCGCATGGTCGGGTCCATGGGCACAGTCGGCTCCAGCGGAGACAACGCCGCGATGGAAAGCTTCTTCGCGTTGCTGCAGAAGAACGTCCTCGACCGCCGCTCCTGGACCACACGCGAACAGCTGCGGATCGCGATAGTGACCTGGATCGAGCGGACCTACCACCGCCGACGCCGTCAAGCCCGCCTGGACCGTTTGACGCCCATCGAGTTCGAGACCATCATAAACACGACCGTCGCACTGGCGGCGTGA
- a CDS encoding IS3 family transposase (programmed frameshift) encodes MGRPSKYPRELRERAVRMVVEVRADYPSEYQAMTAVAQMLGIGSPETIRTWIRREQVDAGDRPGVTTDAAVEIKRLKRENAELRRANEILKAASGFLRGRTRPATQAIVAFIDEHKDRTEGGLRWGVESICAVLTQHGVKIAPSTYYDARGRGPSSQAVSDERWKPIILAAWQAHRKVLGARKLWLRLRRDGHDIARCTLERLMRELGIAGVLRGKRKRPVDTDPRETRPADLVDRHFARFRTNQLWVADFTYVWTWSGWVYVAFVFDAHSRRIIGWRAATSMTTPLVLDCLDMALFTRRREGITGFEGLTHHTDAGSVYTSIAFTDRLVDEGIDPSVGSVGDAYDNSLAESQIGLYKSELIHHEGPWRDVDQVEAATASWVLWFNTERTHGSIDDLTPLEVEQLDYARNEPVERAG; translated from the exons ATGGGACGTCCCAGTAAGTATCCGCGCGAGCTTCGTGAGCGCGCTGTCCGTATGGTCGTCGAGGTGCGGGCCGATTATCCGAGCGAGTATCAGGCGATGACCGCGGTCGCGCAGATGCTCGGCATCGGGTCGCCGGAAACGATTCGCACCTGGATCCGTCGGGAGCAGGTCGACGCGGGAGACCGGCCCGGTGTGACGACTGACGCGGCGGTGGAGATCAAGCGCCTGAAGCGGGAGAACGCCGAGCTGCGGCGGGCGAACGAGATCTTGAAGGCGGCTTCAG GCTTTCTTCGCGGCCGAACTCGACCGGCCACACAAGCGATAGTCGCCTTCATCGACGAACACAAGGACCGCACCGAGGGCGGGCTCCGATGGGGTGTCGAGTCGATCTGCGCTGTGCTCACCCAGCACGGCGTGAAGATCGCCCCATCGACCTACTACGACGCCCGCGGGCGCGGACCGTCATCCCAGGCCGTGTCGGATGAGCGGTGGAAGCCGATCATCCTGGCGGCGTGGCAGGCGCACCGCAAGGTGCTCGGGGCCCGAAAGCTCTGGTTGCGGCTCCGCCGTGACGGTCACGACATCGCGCGCTGCACGCTCGAGCGCCTCATGCGTGAGCTTGGGATCGCCGGCGTGCTCCGCGGGAAGCGGAAGCGTCCCGTCGACACGGATCCGCGCGAGACCCGCCCCGCGGACCTCGTCGACCGACACTTCGCCCGGTTCCGCACGAACCAGCTCTGGGTCGCGGACTTCACATACGTGTGGACGTGGTCTGGATGGGTCTACGTCGCGTTCGTCTTCGACGCGCACTCCCGCCGCATCATCGGCTGGCGCGCCGCGACGAGCATGACCACACCGCTCGTGCTCGACTGCCTCGACATGGCTCTCTTCACCCGCCGCCGCGAAGGCATCACCGGGTTCGAGGGGCTCACGCATCACACCGACGCGGGCAGCGTCTACACGTCAATCGCCTTCACCGATCGGCTCGTCGACGAAGGCATCGACCCGTCCGTCGGATCCGTCGGCGACGCCTACGACAACTCTCTCGCGGAATCGCAGATCGGGCTCTACAAGTCCGAACTCATCCACCACGAAGGTCCCTGGCGTGACGTCGATCAGGTCGAGGCGGCGACCGCATCCTGGGTGCTCTGGTTCAACACCGAACGCACCCACGGCTCCATCGACGACCTCACACCCCTCGAGGTCGAGCAACTCGACTACGCTCGCAACGAACCGGTTGAAAGAGCCGGCTGA
- a CDS encoding ATP-binding protein → MSRLDSETKRKLREMGISALVDAIDIQDDALTMGMVFEERIKLAVDDAHAAFTHAKVEGLIRRAGLRYPNADLRRVDLLEQRGLDRGVIAQLGTCQFISRQQNVVFQGFTGSGKSY, encoded by the coding sequence ATGAGCCGGCTCGACTCCGAGACGAAACGGAAGCTGCGGGAGATGGGCATCTCCGCCCTGGTCGACGCGATCGACATCCAAGACGATGCCCTCACGATGGGGATGGTGTTCGAAGAGCGCATCAAGCTCGCCGTCGACGACGCCCACGCCGCGTTCACCCACGCGAAAGTCGAGGGCCTCATCCGGCGGGCGGGGCTCCGATACCCGAACGCGGACCTGCGCAGGGTCGACCTGCTCGAACAACGCGGCCTCGACCGGGGTGTGATCGCGCAGCTCGGGACCTGCCAGTTCATCAGCAGGCAGCAAAACGTGGTGTTCCAAGGGTTCACCGGGTCCGGGAAGAGCTACTGA
- a CDS encoding ATP-binding protein has translation MLPRNPVSGHTGASHYLGSALAKQACQHRYRAHYIRMPDLEETWAAAKDKPAGREKWLRKYSTFTLLVIDEWLLDPPTDDVRSMLLELLERRYDATSTVFCTQYAKKDWHQRLGSGVHADAIMDRIVHNTLWIETGDVNMREQTAASS, from the coding sequence ATCCTTCCAAGGAATCCTGTCTCCGGACACACCGGGGCGAGTCACTACCTCGGATCGGCGCTGGCGAAACAGGCCTGTCAGCACCGCTACCGAGCGCACTACATCCGCATGCCCGACCTCGAAGAGACCTGGGCCGCGGCGAAAGACAAGCCCGCCGGCAGGGAGAAGTGGCTGCGGAAATACAGCACGTTCACGCTCCTCGTGATCGATGAATGGCTGCTCGACCCACCCACCGACGACGTTCGATCCATGCTGCTCGAGCTCCTCGAACGCCGATACGACGCGACCTCGACGGTGTTCTGCACCCAGTATGCGAAGAAGGACTGGCACCAGCGCCTCGGCTCCGGGGTCCACGCCGACGCGATCATGGACCGCATCGTCCACAACACCCTCTGGATCGAGACCGGCGACGTCAACATGCGCGAACAGACCGCCGCGTCCAGCTGA
- a CDS encoding helix-turn-helix transcriptional regulator — translation MDSQNSPKPSASPRSLPDELEQADRPLGRLYTIDDLVALTGLPKSTIYAFNHEGRGPKHPLRMGRSVRYFEP, via the coding sequence ATGGACAGCCAGAACTCCCCGAAACCATCCGCCTCTCCGCGCTCGCTGCCGGATGAGCTCGAACAGGCCGACCGCCCGCTGGGGCGTCTCTACACGATCGACGACCTGGTGGCGTTGACCGGGCTGCCGAAGAGCACCATCTACGCCTTCAACCACGAAGGTCGCGGGCCCAAGCACCCGCTTCGCATGGGGCGGTCGGTCAGGTATTTCGAGCCGTGA
- a CDS encoding ADP-ribosylglycohydrolase family protein encodes MSSLDPFRDRVAGVLLGQACGDALGVPDEFGPALPDSYTPRMTGGGPFGFDPGEYSDDTAMAVCIAEVSSRGADLTAAASLDEIAERFRAWAAGSKDVGAQISRVLARSANRPGPAGAAMLDASRAVAAANPGHVGNGALMRTAVVGLTRVADRDATAAAARAVAELTHADPLGLEAAVLWSEAVRLAVTEGRLDLESGLDLVPVSNRDAWADRIEEATDVDPRRYERNGYVVWALQAAWAACSWRPEPESDPTPRQRLVHGIERAVRAGDDTDTVAAIAGGLLGAVEGRSSVPDQWVDDIHGYGGHRADGLVRLALDTAEHGLDRSGER; translated from the coding sequence ATGAGCTCGTTGGATCCGTTCCGCGACCGCGTCGCCGGCGTGCTGCTCGGCCAGGCGTGCGGTGACGCACTCGGCGTTCCCGACGAGTTCGGGCCCGCGCTCCCGGACTCCTACACGCCACGCATGACCGGCGGTGGCCCGTTCGGCTTCGACCCGGGGGAGTACAGCGACGACACCGCGATGGCCGTCTGCATCGCCGAGGTGTCCTCGCGCGGGGCCGACCTGACGGCGGCCGCCTCGCTCGACGAGATCGCCGAGCGCTTCCGCGCCTGGGCCGCCGGATCGAAGGACGTCGGCGCGCAGATCTCGCGCGTCCTCGCCCGCTCCGCGAATCGCCCCGGACCCGCCGGGGCCGCGATGCTCGACGCCTCCCGAGCCGTCGCCGCCGCGAACCCCGGCCACGTCGGCAACGGCGCACTCATGCGCACCGCCGTCGTCGGCCTCACGCGCGTCGCCGATCGCGATGCGACCGCGGCCGCCGCACGAGCCGTCGCCGAACTCACCCACGCCGATCCGCTCGGTCTCGAGGCCGCCGTGCTGTGGAGCGAGGCCGTTCGACTCGCCGTCACCGAGGGGCGCCTCGACCTCGAGTCCGGGCTCGACCTCGTGCCGGTATCGAACCGCGACGCCTGGGCCGACCGCATCGAGGAGGCGACCGACGTCGACCCGCGTCGCTACGAACGCAACGGCTACGTCGTCTGGGCCCTCCAGGCCGCCTGGGCCGCGTGCAGCTGGCGACCCGAACCCGAGAGCGACCCGACGCCGCGGCAGCGGCTCGTGCACGGCATCGAACGCGCCGTCCGCGCCGGCGACGACACCGACACGGTCGCGGCGATCGCGGGCGGGCTCCTCGGCGCGGTCGAGGGCCGCTCGAGCGTCCCCGACCAGTGGGTCGACGACATCCACGGCTACGGCGGACACCGCGCCGACGGCCTCGTCCGGCTCGCCCTCGACACGGCCGAGCACGGCCTCGACCGTTCGGGGGAGCGCTGA
- a CDS encoding metallophosphoesterase family protein — protein MGRRHPRLRRTPRRRPRPARPRHGRARPRPFGGALSTHQADHGPGLYAISDLHAGFDGNLDAIDRLRPRTDGDWLVVAGDVADRFGTIVDTLDRLRDRFARVVWTPGNHDLWTPPGDPVQARGAERYGALVDALRRHDVTTPDDDWPVWTSGAGPVTIVPLHLLFDYSFRDTTGLSRREAVAEARRSGVMSSDEVYLHPDPFESRDAWSRALVDAARRRLDALPDGVRTVLVNHYPLERGPLARIRRAQIGMWAGTTATAGWAVRYRAEAVVYGHLHIPVTDVIEGVPHHEVSLGYPRERGHEWSRPRRALRLLEPGGADIVVTPS, from the coding sequence GTGGGTCGACGACATCCACGGCTACGGCGGACACCGCGCCGACGGCCTCGTCCGGCTCGCCCTCGACACGGCCGAGCACGGCCTCGACCGTTCGGGGGAGCGCTGAGCACGCACCAGGCCGACCACGGTCCGGGGCTCTACGCCATCAGCGATCTCCACGCCGGGTTCGACGGCAACCTCGACGCGATCGATCGCCTCCGTCCGCGAACGGACGGCGACTGGCTCGTCGTCGCCGGCGACGTCGCCGACCGCTTCGGCACGATCGTCGACACGCTCGACCGCCTCCGGGATCGATTCGCCCGCGTCGTCTGGACACCGGGCAACCACGACCTGTGGACCCCGCCGGGTGATCCCGTGCAGGCGCGCGGCGCGGAACGCTACGGTGCGCTCGTCGACGCGCTCCGGCGTCACGACGTCACGACACCCGACGACGACTGGCCCGTGTGGACCTCCGGCGCCGGGCCCGTGACGATCGTCCCGCTCCACCTCCTGTTCGACTACTCGTTCCGCGACACGACCGGGCTCAGCCGACGCGAGGCGGTCGCCGAGGCACGCCGCTCCGGCGTCATGTCCTCGGACGAGGTCTACCTGCACCCCGACCCGTTCGAGTCGCGCGATGCGTGGTCGCGCGCCCTCGTCGACGCCGCCCGCCGTCGACTCGACGCACTCCCGGACGGCGTCCGGACCGTCCTCGTGAACCACTACCCGCTCGAACGAGGCCCGCTCGCGCGCATCCGCCGCGCACAGATCGGCATGTGGGCGGGAACCACCGCCACGGCCGGGTGGGCCGTGCGCTATCGCGCGGAGGCCGTCGTGTACGGCCACCTCCACATCCCCGTCACCGACGTGATCGAGGGGGTCCCGCACCACGAGGTCTCGCTCGGCTACCCGCGCGAGCGCGGTCACGAGTGGTCGCGCCCGCGCCGTGCCCTGCGGCTGCTCGAACCGGGCGGCGCCGACATCGTCGTCACGCCGTCCTGA
- the thrS gene encoding threonine--tRNA ligase, translated as MRVDGELQDLAREIPEGAEVEPVTIDSEDGLRILRHSTAHVIAQAVQRINPEAKLGIGPPITDGFYYDFDVADPFTPEDLKAIEKEAQRIVREGQRFVRRVVSDDEARAELAAEPYKLELVGLKGSGTDADNESVEVGSGVLTIYDNVDPKTGELKWKDLCQGPHLPSTRLIGNGFAVSRSSGAYWRGSEKNPMLQRIYGTAWPTKDELRAYQARIEEAQKRDHRRLGKELDLFSFPDELGSGLPVFHPKGGIIRLEMEEHSRRRHIEEDYSFVNTPHVTKGQLYELSGHLDWYADGMFPPMHVDEERNAEGNITRAGQDYYLKPMNCPMHNLIYGQNAHSYRDLPLRLFEFGTVYRYEKSGVVHGLTRARGFTQDDAHIYTTREDMRVELTRTLEFVLGLLKDYGLDDFYLELSTKNPDKFIGDEDAWEEATETLREVATASGLDLVPDPGGAAFYGPKISVQARDAIGRTWQMSTIQLDFMLPERFGMEYTAADGSRQRPVMIHRALFGSIERFFGVLLEHYAGAFPVWLSPVQVVGVPVAGEYAEYLGDVIDTLRAQGVRAELDVSDDRMPKKIRTHAKSKVPFILIAGEDDRTAGTVSFRFRDGTQRNGVPVDEAVARILGAIRSHAQVTTEAEL; from the coding sequence ATGCGCGTCGACGGTGAACTGCAGGACCTCGCGCGCGAGATCCCCGAGGGGGCCGAGGTCGAGCCCGTCACGATCGACTCCGAGGACGGACTGCGCATCCTCCGTCACTCCACGGCACACGTCATCGCACAGGCCGTGCAGCGCATCAACCCCGAGGCGAAGCTCGGCATCGGGCCGCCCATCACCGACGGGTTCTACTACGACTTCGACGTCGCCGACCCCTTCACGCCCGAGGACCTCAAGGCGATCGAGAAGGAGGCGCAGCGCATCGTCCGCGAGGGACAGCGCTTCGTGCGCCGCGTCGTGAGCGACGACGAGGCGCGCGCCGAGCTCGCGGCCGAGCCGTACAAGCTCGAACTCGTCGGGCTCAAGGGCTCCGGCACCGACGCCGACAACGAGTCGGTCGAGGTCGGCTCCGGCGTGCTCACGATCTACGACAACGTCGACCCCAAGACGGGCGAGCTGAAGTGGAAGGACCTCTGCCAGGGTCCGCACCTGCCGTCCACGCGCCTCATCGGCAACGGCTTCGCCGTCAGCCGCTCGAGCGGCGCCTACTGGCGAGGCTCCGAGAAGAACCCGATGCTGCAGCGCATCTACGGCACCGCCTGGCCGACGAAGGACGAGCTGCGCGCCTACCAGGCACGCATCGAGGAGGCGCAGAAGCGCGACCACCGACGCCTCGGCAAGGAGCTCGACCTCTTCAGCTTCCCCGACGAACTCGGCTCGGGCCTGCCCGTGTTCCACCCGAAGGGCGGCATCATCCGCCTCGAGATGGAAGAGCACTCGCGACGTCGTCACATCGAGGAGGACTACTCCTTCGTCAACACGCCGCACGTCACGAAGGGGCAGCTCTACGAGCTGTCGGGACACCTCGACTGGTACGCCGACGGCATGTTCCCGCCCATGCACGTCGACGAGGAGCGCAACGCCGAGGGCAACATCACGCGCGCCGGGCAGGACTACTACCTGAAGCCCATGAACTGCCCGATGCACAACCTCATCTACGGGCAGAACGCGCACTCCTACCGGGACCTGCCGCTGCGCCTGTTCGAGTTCGGCACCGTCTACCGCTACGAGAAGTCGGGCGTCGTGCACGGCCTCACCCGGGCACGCGGCTTCACGCAGGACGACGCGCACATCTACACGACGCGCGAGGACATGCGCGTCGAGCTCACGCGCACACTCGAATTCGTCCTCGGCCTGCTGAAGGACTACGGGCTCGACGACTTCTACCTCGAGCTCTCGACGAAGAACCCCGACAAGTTCATCGGCGACGAGGACGCGTGGGAGGAAGCGACCGAGACGCTGCGCGAGGTCGCGACGGCCTCCGGGCTCGACCTCGTCCCCGATCCGGGCGGCGCCGCGTTCTACGGCCCGAAGATCTCGGTGCAGGCGCGCGACGCCATCGGCCGCACGTGGCAGATGTCGACCATCCAGCTCGACTTCATGCTGCCCGAGCGCTTCGGCATGGAGTACACGGCGGCCGACGGCTCGCGCCAGCGGCCCGTCATGATCCACCGCGCCCTGTTCGGTTCGATCGAGCGCTTCTTCGGCGTCCTGCTCGAGCACTACGCGGGCGCGTTCCCCGTGTGGCTGTCGCCCGTGCAGGTCGTCGGCGTCCCCGTCGCGGGGGAGTACGCCGAGTACCTCGGCGACGTCATCGACACGCTCCGGGCCCAGGGGGTGCGCGCCGAGCTCGACGTCTCCGACGACCGCATGCCGAAGAAGATCCGCACGCACGCGAAGTCGAAGGTGCCGTTCATCCTCATCGCGGGCGAGGACGACCGGACGGCCGGGACGGTCTCGTTCCGCTTCCGCGACGGGACGCAGCGCAACGGCGTGCCCGTCGACGAGGCGGTCGCCCGGATCCTCGGCGCGATCCGCTCGCACGCACAGGTCACGACCGAAGCCGAGCTGTGA
- a CDS encoding HIT family protein, whose product MAGLGFPEGELDGVEIDRSTDHARVPDEFQRLWAPHRMTYIVEGQDPDPTACPFCRGPELPDEHSLIVARGTYAFVVMNLYPYNSGHLLVCPYRHIATYDEADDEEILEIGHLTQTAMRVLGAQAHVEGFNIGMNQGRVAGAGIAGHLHQHIVPRWALDSNFFPIIAKTKAIPVLMGDLREWIADHWPDAD is encoded by the coding sequence ATGGCGGGGCTCGGATTCCCGGAGGGCGAACTCGACGGCGTCGAGATCGACCGTTCGACCGATCACGCGCGGGTGCCCGACGAGTTCCAGCGGCTCTGGGCGCCGCACCGGATGACGTACATCGTCGAGGGACAGGATCCCGACCCGACCGCGTGCCCGTTCTGCCGGGGCCCCGAGCTGCCCGACGAGCACTCGCTCATCGTCGCCCGTGGCACGTACGCGTTCGTCGTGATGAACCTGTACCCCTACAACTCGGGCCACCTGCTCGTGTGCCCGTACCGACACATCGCGACGTACGACGAGGCCGACGACGAGGAGATCCTCGAGATCGGCCACCTCACGCAGACCGCGATGCGCGTACTCGGAGCGCAGGCGCACGTCGAGGGATTCAACATCGGCATGAACCAGGGCCGCGTCGCGGGCGCCGGCATCGCCGGCCACCTGCACCAGCACATCGTGCCGCGGTGGGCGCTCGACTCGAACTTCTTCCCGATCATCGCGAAGACGAAGGCGATCCCGGTGCTCATGGGTGATCTGCGCGAATGGATCGCCGACCACTGGCCCGACGCCGACTGA